AACGATGGTGAAGTTGAAAAACCAGAGTTGGAATTTGCTTAATGGTAGCAATACATTGGAATTTGGGTGGGGTATGACATCATCTTGCATGGGTACCATAATGTTTGACACTTCCGTTCCCCCGTGCCATCGTGACAAGCTTTTGATCAGATACTACATGACAGCTTTAATATAGCCTGTCCCAATGTGGTATTGATTATTGATTGCCCAGTATGCATCATCACTTGTACATCAGGCAACAATCACAACAGAGATACCATAGGATGACTTTTCATCAGGTTTTTCTTGTTGACCTGTTGTTTTCGTCTTATTACAGAGTTCTTGCACTATGCTTGCTTGAAAATGATGGGGTACTCCAAATGGCAAGAGAATTTGGTGGTTCTTGTCAATCTGACGATATCAGCACCGAACAGCTTAATTCAACAATATCCAGAGTCGCACAGCTTGTTACATCTATTCCTGACAAAGCACAGTTGGGAACCTCCAATTCTCTTTCATCTCAGTATCCACCCATCTTCTTATGCTGATTATCATATTGATTATGCTTATTGTGCGTGCGTGTGTGACATACTTAGGACAGTTGAAAAAACAGAGTTACCATCAAACAAGTGCTTTCAGAGGTTGTGTTGGACACTCGAACCTCTTGGGCTCTTTAAGTTTATTAACACCGGGCATGAATCTACTTCTGTCAAAATCGACGAATTCACCCAGTTGCTGTCATTGGACGATAATCGATGACATTGACATAGTTTCCCGACCTCCATTGCACTTGGGAGGGGGTTAAGAGTGGACCTGCCTAAGTATAACCTCCCACATATTAATTAAACATCTTGCTGTCATCATTTCTACTTCCTCTCTGTGTATTGTTTACTCTTCACCAGAATATTTCAGCTTCTTCTTTAAGCAGATTATAGATCAACTTATTGCTGGAGCAGAAGAACGGGACATGGATCTATGCAGAAAAGACACTGTCAATGATAATGTTGTGGATGGTGCCACCCTATTTGTTGCAGAATCATTTGCTCGCATTTGTCGACGAGGGTCTGCAGGTATTCTGGATGATTGCAAGAACCACAATTGGAACTTTTAGGCATCTCTATTTCGGTGCTCCCTTTCATTCATGTGGTGTGCATGCTTTTCTCTCGTGTCTTATTTAGCAGTCTTAATACATCATGTTGCAATCTCGGTTTGTACTCCATCTGTAGCAGTGGTTGACATGTTATGTATTATGAGCAGTTACAGACTAACCGTGACTACCTTGATGCCTTTATGTGGCAGTACCAACCTGGTGTCACCATACAGGAGAAACTATTCTATTTCCTCTGAACCTTGTTGCATTGGAATGAAaagtgttttttgtttcttctattGCCAAGCAGGGTAATATAGTTTTTAAAGGCAAGATACAACTTCTTATGTTTACAGACGTGCTGTTAAGTCAAGTGATTCCACATATTCTTGGGCATGTGCATAGTATTCGATTGTCAAACGCCAACGTGGATGTTAGGGAGGGGTTTGGGGTGAAGTCTGGTTCTCAGTTTTGGTTGAAGCTGATGGAGGCAATTAAAGACCCCTATGCTGTGGAAAGATTGTCTGAACAGCTATTACGGCAGTTAGTAGCTGAACAAGTAACTGATGTTGAGGCTTATTGGATTCTTTGGATATTGTTCCATCGGATTTGTGAGAGTCAAACGGCATTCAGGTTAGTGAACATGTTTAAGTGCCTTTTGTTATGTGAGTTAGGATGACACTTGTAAGGACCTCCTCTTCTGCTCTCACTTTATCTTGTGCTGTTGACACTTCGAAAGACTGCAATTTGGTTTCATCTTTCCACATGAAACATAAGGTGCAATGAAGGAAAACTTATTTATGGTGTTGGTAAATGACTTCAATGACTGTGAGAGTATCATGGTTGTATATATTTAGTTTACCAAGCTGTGTACACACACTGCGGAGAAAACTCATGATAACCATTTTCACACATTTTCTTTCTAGGTCCATGTTCATTGAGAAATTTTTGCTTTGGAAAGTGTTTCCTTTCCGTTGCCTGAGATGGATACTTCACTTTGCTGTTCTTGGATTCCCTCCTGATGCCACTTTGCCGAGAGCTCATACTTCTCGTGGTCTATCGGAGACAACGCAGCGTCTCGCCACAGTATGGTCCAAAAGAGAATTTGTGCAATCAGCCCCAGTAGAGCAGCAAGTTTGTATCCTCAAAAGTTCTGAGAGTGAATCCTGCAATTAGGATTAGGAGGCAGGACTAAAACCAGTCATATTTGAACAGAACGCTCTTTTCAGTTTTAGCTTACAAACATTAAGATATTGGCTTTTTCGGTATTATATGGTTCCGCAACCCTTAATTCTATATTCAGATGTAACGGCAGCTCTAGGTCTCTCCCTAGAGAAGATGTCAAAAGAAGATTTAGATGCAACCAAGGATCTGATGCGCTCGATTCTTGATGGAGTTAGCGGTAAAATCTTATCCCTGTGCTTTTAATGTTATTTGACTTGTGTCAGAGTATGCTTCTCTTACATCTTTTTCTAAATTCTGCAGGTAGGCTGGAAAGCCCTGACCATTTGGTTCGAAGAATGGCTAGCAGTATTGCTTTAGTATTTTCGAAGATAATTGACCCTAACAATCCTTTGTATCTTGATAATAGCTGTAGTCAAGAGACCATTGACTGGGAGTTTGGATTAGCAACTCCAAAGAAAGGGACACTGACTGACTCACAATTCGCAGATAAGGAAGTTGATAAATTGAAAACATGCAGTGCCTTGTTACCAGAAAAGGGATTTGACACCAAGGTCAATAGAGGTGTGGGCAACGATCACAAGGTTTTGAAGAAGAGGCTATCTGAATTTAAGTTGGTGGATCCTGATGAGATTATTGATCCAGCCACACTGAAAAATGAATATGTTTCTGGTGAGGAAGATGGTACTGATGGTGCAAGTGAAAATTCTGAAACTTCGAGTGACTCATCTTTACAGCCGTATGACTTGTCAGATGATGACACAGACTTGAAAGGTAAATTCTCACAGTTGGTTGATGTGCTTGGAGCTCTCAGAAAATCTGATGACCCCGATGGTGTAAGTGTTCAAATTCCTTGTTTATCTTTCCAATATTTGAAGtaaatttctaattttaccAGATTGGCCTATATTGAGATTCTCAagcttgagttttttttttttgtgagatctACCCTGGTGGATTTGTCATTAGATGGTATCTAATCTTGGAGTTTTTCCGATTTAATAGGCTCTCCTTGGAAAGAGAGTGAAATAAATGGTACCCAGACTTACTTATTGCTGGTTGCTACAATTGCAATCAAATTATAGTTATTTTAAAGCTGGTGGTTGAATCTTTGATGGAACTGGTCTTTCCAGATAATCAATCCcttgctttgtttttgtttttaggttGAAAGGGCCCTTGATGTTGCTGAAAAGCTTGTCCGTGCATCACCTGATGAACTTACTTATGTAGCTGGGGATCTGGTCAGAACTCTTGTACAGGCTCGTTGCTCTGATTCAACTattgaaggagaagaagaatcaGCTGAAGTAAAGAGGCAAAAAGCGCTGGTTGCACTGATCGTCACGGCTCCTTTTCAATCCCTTGATGCCCTCAACAAGCTGATATATTCACCTAATGTAGATGTCAGCCAACGGATCATGATACTTGACGTGATGACTGATGCGGCACAGGAGCTTGCTAATGCTAAAATGATGAAACCGAAACAGCATCCGAGGAACCTCATATCCACCGTTTCAGAGACTCAACCGTGGTTTATGCCAAGTAGTATAGGTCCCCCTGGAGCTGGTCCTTGGAAGGAGATTTCCCGCACTGAAACTCCGTTAAATTGGTCGTACTCGTATGAGAGAGAACTTCCCCCTAGACGAGGTCAAGTCAAGAGAGGGAAAACGCGCAGATGGAGCTCCCGACCGGATCATATACAAGGACATTCAATGGAATGGTCTCAGAATAAGTTCCCTCAATATGCAGCAGCATTTATGCTTCCAGCTATGCAGGGATTTGATAAGAAAAGGCATGGTGTTGACTTGCTTGGCAGGGATTTTATTGTCCTGGGGAGACTTATCTATATGCTTGGTGTTTGTATGAAGTGTGCAGCCATGCATCCGGAAGCATCTGCCTTGGCTCCACCACTCATGGATATGTTAAGTTCTAGGTACTAAAAATCTTCACCCACTAATATAGAGTAGGACCATGGGGCTTTGTCTTTGTTGTGTAATTGTTCACGCCAGTGGCAGGGTGTGTGATGATGCACTTGCAAATTTTTAATTTGGCCTAGCCCATTATACATGCGACAAAAAGGTATGCGTGGGGGCTCTGTGTTTCTCTATACTCACTCTCTCATTCTGTTAGTCAGTCTTTCAGTGTGGGATATATCCCAAAATGCATGCCCACTTTTGAAGTCAAGTCATagaagttttttgttttcctaagaTGCAAATGATTATGAGTAGGCTGAAAGGTTGGCATAAGGGGCCAATATTTTAGTGCCTTAAATGCATGTTCTCTTAAAAGGTTGGAACTTCAAAAAAGGCTGACATCCCTACTTTGCTGGatcaaactaactgaaattaTTGGTCTATAACTATTTACTGAACCATGTGCTCTTGCTGTCATGCAGGGAGATATGTCATCATACGGAAGCATATGTCCGAAAATCTGTCCTTTTTGCAGCGTCTTGCATATTGGTGGCCCTCCATCCATCTCATGTAGCATCTTCTTTAATCGAAGGCAATGCAGAAATTTCTAGAGGGCTTGAGTGGGTACGCACTTGGGCACTTCATGTAGCTGAATCAGATACAGATAGAGAGTGCTACACGGTAAGGAAAAGATAGTCCAGTGGAATGGAAGCTCAGATCATGCCTCGTTTTTCATCTTCAATTTCCTTGCGGAATTGTAGGCTACAGTGTTTAGTTTATAATATTGAACTTGTGATGATGCCTTACTTCCTTTGCTAACTAAACCAAATCCGAAGGAAACTTCAGATCATCACGTATGTTATATCAATGGTTGGTGGGAT
This DNA window, taken from Rhododendron vialii isolate Sample 1 chromosome 8a, ASM3025357v1, encodes the following:
- the LOC131336430 gene encoding uncharacterized protein LOC131336430 isoform X1, producing the protein MEDDSKKKGRREPEAEILDKVGGVIAAVNDAKHVDDVVCALHSLAVRLFPLDSRAISGSIDQQHRDKVLSAKVPDEQERSYWWRVFYQGAAFPTLARVLLYDFPSNWLACFPLSARKHVYDVFFVNGPTLEVVQTVVPSLQPNGNSRFDIKPVRSNAERVLALCLLENDGVLQMAREFGGSCQSDDISTEQLNSTISRVAQLVTSIPDKAQLGTSNSLSSHFFFKQIIDQLIAGAEERDMDLCRKDTVNDNVVDGATLFVAESFARICRRGSADVLLSQVIPHILGHVHSIRLSNANVDVREGFGVKSGSQFWLKLMEAIKDPYAVERLSEQLLRQLVAEQVTDVEAYWILWILFHRICESQTAFRSMFIEKFLLWKVFPFRCLRWILHFAVLGFPPDATLPRAHTSRGLSETTQRLATVWSKREFVQSAPVEQQVYVTAALGLSLEKMSKEDLDATKDLMRSILDGVSGRLESPDHLVRRMASSIALVFSKIIDPNNPLYLDNSCSQETIDWEFGLATPKKGTLTDSQFADKEVDKLKTCSALLPEKGFDTKVNRGVGNDHKVLKKRLSEFKLVDPDEIIDPATLKNEYVSGEEDGTDGASENSETSSDSSLQPYDLSDDDTDLKGKFSQLVDVLGALRKSDDPDGVERALDVAEKLVRASPDELTYVAGDLVRTLVQARCSDSTIEGEEESAEVKRQKALVALIVTAPFQSLDALNKLIYSPNVDVSQRIMILDVMTDAAQELANAKMMKPKQHPRNLISTVSETQPWFMPSSIGPPGAGPWKEISRTETPLNWSYSYERELPPRRGQVKRGKTRRWSSRPDHIQGHSMEWSQNKFPQYAAAFMLPAMQGFDKKRHGVDLLGRDFIVLGRLIYMLGVCMKCAAMHPEASALAPPLMDMLSSREICHHTEAYVRKSVLFAASCILVALHPSHVASSLIEGNAEISRGLEWVRTWALHVAESDTDRECYTLAVGCLQLHTEMALQASRALESKPVSIDMPSNLLKGTIKIPH
- the LOC131336430 gene encoding uncharacterized protein LOC131336430 isoform X2: MQREFLHYACLKMMGYSKWQENLVVLVNLTISAPNSLIQQYPESHSLLHLFLTKHSWEPPILFHLNQLIAGAEERDMDLCRKDTVNDNVVDGATLFVAESFARICRRGSADVLLSQVIPHILGHVHSIRLSNANVDVREGFGVKSGSQFWLKLMEAIKDPYAVERLSEQLLRQLVAEQVTDVEAYWILWILFHRICESQTAFRSMFIEKFLLWKVFPFRCLRWILHFAVLGFPPDATLPRAHTSRGLSETTQRLATVWSKREFVQSAPVEQQVYVTAALGLSLEKMSKEDLDATKDLMRSILDGVSGRLESPDHLVRRMASSIALVFSKIIDPNNPLYLDNSCSQETIDWEFGLATPKKGTLTDSQFADKEVDKLKTCSALLPEKGFDTKVNRGVGNDHKVLKKRLSEFKLVDPDEIIDPATLKNEYVSGEEDGTDGASENSETSSDSSLQPYDLSDDDTDLKGKFSQLVDVLGALRKSDDPDGVERALDVAEKLVRASPDELTYVAGDLVRTLVQARCSDSTIEGEEESAEVKRQKALVALIVTAPFQSLDALNKLIYSPNVDVSQRIMILDVMTDAAQELANAKMMKPKQHPRNLISTVSETQPWFMPSSIGPPGAGPWKEISRTETPLNWSYSYERELPPRRGQVKRGKTRRWSSRPDHIQGHSMEWSQNKFPQYAAAFMLPAMQGFDKKRHGVDLLGRDFIVLGRLIYMLGVCMKCAAMHPEASALAPPLMDMLSSREICHHTEAYVRKSVLFAASCILVALHPSHVASSLIEGNAEISRGLEWVRTWALHVAESDTDRECYTLAVGCLQLHTEMALQASRALESKPVSIDMPSNLLKGTIKIPH